TTCTGAACGTGCCGTTGGTGGCGCCGGGAACGGGCGTGAGGGCCCATTCCTGAGTTGCCGAGTGCGGGTTGGCGGCGTCGGGGGTGACGAACTCGTGGGCGGCGCTGTCGAGATCGAGATCGAGGTTCAGGTCGGCGTTCTCAATGGTGAGGCAGTCCAGCGAGCCGGCGCCGGCGCAGTAGTCGGTCTGGATCTGGGCCGGGTCGCTCCAGTCGAGCCAGGTGCCGGCCGGTGAGTCGGGGGTGCCGGCGGCGAGCTGGTCGATGACGGACATCGTGGCGGCGGCCTTGTCGACGACGATGAGCGTGAAGGCGCCGGAGGCGGTGCGGGTGACGGTCAGCGCAGTGGCCGTCGCCCCGGCTTGTTGCGGCCAGCCCCCGTCCCAAATGCCGGTGGCGTTGGTGCCCGGGACGAGGGTGTGGGTCTGGGAGCGGTGGACGACGGTGTGGTCGGCGTTGAAGCCGAAGACCGACAGGCGTCCGTCGCTGGCCACGGCGACCACGGGCGGTGAGGTGAGGGCCAGGCCGAGGTCGTAGGGGTGGCTGGTGTCCCAGGTGCCGTCGGGGGTGGCTGCGGTGCCGGACTGGGACTGGGCGATGGTCCACGGGTGGTGGTCGCTGCGGTTGGCGAAGGCCTGCAGCAGGGTGCCGTTGCCGTGCGTGCTGGTCTGCCCGGTGTTGGTCCTGTAGGCGTTGGTCACGAGTTGCGGGTTGCTGATGAAGTCGGCGCCCAGATCGGTCCAGGGCGCCCAGTTGTCGGTAGGCAGCGCGAGCTGCTCCGTGCTGGGCTGCTTCTGGCTGGTCGCGTTCAGATGACCGTCGCTGGTACGGGCCACCAGCGCGATGCGACCGGCACCGGCGACGACGGCGGCGGGGTCACCGGCCCACGGCCCGCCGCCCAGCTTCTCCCACGCGCTCCAGCCACCGTCGTTGGGAGCCTTCTGGGCGCGATGCCAGATGGCGTTGTCCGCGCCGCGCACGAACAGCTCCAGGCGGCCGTCCGAGTTGCCCTGGACCTGGCCGCTGGCACGGGTGGAGGCGGCGGCGTTGTTGTCGGTCACCACGACCGGCGTCCCGGCCGCCGTCGTGCCGGTCGGAGTGCCCATGTCGCTCCAGGCACCCCAGCCCGACGCCTCCTGCGCCTGGAACCAGACGTGACCGGAGGCACGGGTGGCGAAGACCTCCAACCCGCCGTCCAGCCTGTGCCCGACGGCGGGGTTCTTGCTGGTCTGTCCGCCGGTGTCGATCCAGTGGCCCCACTGGCCGGTGGCGGAGTTGCGCTCGCGCCGCAGCAGGCCGTCGGGAGACCCGCCGACGGCGAGGGGAGCGCGGACGAACACCACCGTGCTGCCGTCCTCGGCCGTGGCCACGACCGGCGCCCCCGCCGTGGTGGGAGACTGCGCTCCCGCCGTGGCCGGAGACTGCGCCTGTGCCGCGGGTGCGACGGCGGCCGGAAGCAGTCCGGCCGTGGCAAGGGCGGCGACAAGCGTCAGGTGCAGGGCCCGCCTGCGCGGGCGGGCCGGCTGTCGGTAGGAGCGGGCTGGGAGAGTGGGAAATCTGTGCATGAGCAGACCTTCGGGGACGACGGGACGAGAGGCTTGTGCAGTGCAGGCAGGCGAGCCGGCAGCCGGTACAGCCGGGGCGGGGAACGCACCCTCGGCGTGTGGCTAGTGGCCGGACACGATGGCAGCGGGCATGGCTATGGACCGGCCAACGCTGACGCTCCGGCTGCCCAGGAGCAGCCCGCCCTCGCGGTCGCAATCACCGCTCCCGGAGGTGGTCCGGTCTCGAACGCAAAGCCGGGGCCACCCAAGGCCCGGCGTCGTCTGCGCCATTCGGCCCCGTGTCCTCACTGGTGCCATGTCGTCCGAAACATCTACTGACACCTCATCAGGAGCCATAATGGCAAAAAATATCTGTTTACGACTCAAAGTCAACGAGCGACCCGGATTCCTCGCCGCTCCCTGACGAGTGGTCCGGCCGCGCGTCCTCCGGGGCGGCGTGGCCCGGTGGGGCACAGTAGTGCCCATGCGCTGGTTCGACGCCCCCGACTACTGGCTCGGCCGGCTGCTCTTCCAACGCGCCCTGGCCGGGGTGTACCTGGTCGGCTTCCTGGCCGCCGCGCGGCAGTGCCGGGCGCTGATCGGCGAACACGGTCTGCTGCCCGCGCCGCGCCACCTCGCCCGGACCACCGGCCGCGACACGCCGACCCTGTTCCGGCTGCACTACTCGGACCGCTTCCTCGCCGCCGTGGCCTGGGCCGGCGTGCTGCTGGCCGTGGCGCTGGCCGCCGGGCTCGGTGACGAAGCGCCGCTGTGGGGCGGCATGCTGCTGTGGACCGCGCCGTGGGTGCTGTACCTCTCGATCGTCAACATCGGGCAGACCTGGTACTCGTTCGGCTGGGAGTCGCTGCTGCTGGAGGCCGGCGCGCTGGCCGTCTTCCTGGGCAACGCCCACACCGCGCCGCCCTGGCCGGTGCTGCTGCTGATCCGCTGGCTGCTCTTCCGGGTCGAGGTGGGAGCAGGCCTGATCAAGCTGCGCGGGGACAGTTGCTGGCGCGATCTGACCTGCCTCTACTACCACCACGAGACCCAGCCCATGCCGGGGCCGCTCAGCTGGTGGTTCCACTGGCTGCCGCGTCCGCTGCACCGGGTCGAGGCCGCGGCCAACCACCTGGTGCAGCTGGTCGCGCCGGTGGCGCTGTTCCTGCCGCAGCCGGTGGCGACGGTCGCGGCGGCGGTGATCGTCGCCACCCAGCTGTGGCTGGTGCTCTCCGGGAACTTCGCCTGGCTGAACTGGCTGACCATCACCCTGGCGCTGAGCGCGGTCAGCACCGGGTCGCCGCGCGCCTACCCGGCCACCCCCGACTGGTTCCTCGCCTGTGCGACGGCCTACAGCGCGCTGGTGGTCGTCCTCAGCTACCACCCGGCCCGGAACCTGCTGTCGCGGCGGCAGGCGATGAACCGCTCGTTCGACCCGCTGCACCTGGTCAACAGTTACGGCGCCTTCGGCAGCGTGACCCGGCTGCGGCACGAAGTGGTGCTGGAGGGCAGCGCCGACGGGCACACCTGGCTCGCCTACGAGTTCAAGGGCAAGCCCGGCGATCCGCACCGCCGACCGCGCCAGTGGGCCCCGTACCACCTGCGGCTGGACTGGCTGATGTGGTTCGCCGCGATCAATCCCGGCTACGCCGGGCCCTGGATGACGCCGCTGCTGCACCGACTGCTGGACGGTG
The Streptacidiphilus albus JL83 genome window above contains:
- a CDS encoding lipase maturation factor family protein → MRWFDAPDYWLGRLLFQRALAGVYLVGFLAAARQCRALIGEHGLLPAPRHLARTTGRDTPTLFRLHYSDRFLAAVAWAGVLLAVALAAGLGDEAPLWGGMLLWTAPWVLYLSIVNIGQTWYSFGWESLLLEAGALAVFLGNAHTAPPWPVLLLIRWLLFRVEVGAGLIKLRGDSCWRDLTCLYYHHETQPMPGPLSWWFHWLPRPLHRVEAAANHLVQLVAPVALFLPQPVATVAAAVIVATQLWLVLSGNFAWLNWLTITLALSAVSTGSPRAYPATPDWFLACATAYSALVVVLSYHPARNLLSRRQAMNRSFDPLHLVNSYGAFGSVTRLRHEVVLEGSADGHTWLAYEFKGKPGDPHRRPRQWAPYHLRLDWLMWFAAINPGYAGPWMTPLLHRLLDGDRDTLRLLRGNPFPDRPPARVRAMLYRYRFTTRAERRATGAWWHREPVGTFHRPLSAAERPSSADR